From the genome of Bactrocera oleae isolate idBacOlea1 chromosome 2, idBacOlea1, whole genome shotgun sequence, one region includes:
- the LOC106617078 gene encoding meso-2,3-butanediol dehydrogenase, translated as MDFKGKVVIITGASSGIGAATAVKFAKFGAKLALVGRNVENLKETADKCENENSLTPLLIKVNLADESAVSNIISEVLGRYGQLDVLVNNAGIIENGTIENTSLDQFDRIMDTNVRSVYQLTMLAVPELIKTKGNIINTSSVCGLRAFPNVLAYNISKSAIDQFTRCVALELAPKGVRCNSVNPGVIVTNLHKSGGMNDEAYEKFLEHCKITHALGRAGDVEEVANAICFLASDLATFTTGMNMPVDGGRHAMCPR; from the coding sequence ATGGATTTTAAGGGCAAAGTTGTGATAATAACGGGTGCCAGTTCTGGAATTGGTGCCGCTACTGCAGTGAAATTCGCTAAATTTGGTGCCAAGCTGGCATTGGTTGGACGAAATGTGGAAAATCTTAAGGAAACAGCAGACAAGTGTGAAAATGAGAACTCATTGACTCCGTTATTGATAAAGGTCAATCTGGCAGACGAATCGGCTGTGTCAAATATTATAAGTGAAGTGTTGGGACGATACGGACAACTTGACGTGTTGGTCAACAATGCTGGAATTATTGAAAATGGCACAATTGAGAATACAAGCCTTGACCAATTCGATAGAATTATGGACACAAATGTGCGCTCTGTGTATCAGTTGACAATGCTCGCCGTACCtgagctaattaaaacaaaaggcAATATCATTAATACATCCAGCGTTTGTGGTCTACGAGCATTTCCCAATGTTTTGGCTTACAATATATCCAAATCGGCTATTGATCAATTTACACGTTGTGTGGCTTTAGAGCTTGCACCAAAAGGAGTGCGATGTAATTCAGTTAACCCGGGTGTGATAGTCACCAACTTGCACAAAAGTGGTGGCATGAACGACGAAGCTTATGAGAAATTTTTGGAGCACTGCAAAATCACTCATGCGCTTGGACGGGCTGGGGATGTGGAAGAAGTGGCCAATGCTATTTGCTTTTTGGCCAGTGACTTGGCCACATTTACTACGGGCATGAATATGCCAGTTGACGGAGGCAGACATGCTATGTGCCCcagataa
- the RpL13A gene encoding large ribosomal subunit protein uL13 produces the protein MTGLSNRAVVIDGRGHLVGRLASVVAKYLLQGGKVAVVRCEELNLSGHFYRNKIKYLAYLRKRCNVNPARGPYHFRAPSRIFFKAVRGMIPHKTKRGQAALARLRVFDGIPPPYDKRRRVCVPIAMRVLTLRSDRKYCQVGRLSSEVGWHYQDVVKSLERKRKAKLRVTLKHNRIMKKLTVKARENIAKVAEPFNKIIKSYGYEV, from the exons ATGACTGGTTTGTCGAATAGG GCCGTTGTTATTGATGGTCGTGGCCATCTGGTTGGCCGTTTGGCCTCCGTCGTCGCCAAATACTTGCTTCAAGGAGGTAAAGTAGCAGTTGTACGTTGCGAAGAATTGAACCTCTCTGGTCACTTCTACAGAAATAAAATCAAGTACTTGGCGTATTTGCGCAAACGCTGTAACGTAAATCCTGCTCGTGGTCCATATCACTTCCGTGCTCCATCAAGGATTTTCTTCAAAGCTGTACGAG GCATGATCCCACACAAAACTAAGCGTGGTCAAGCTGCACTTGCCCGTCTCCGCGTTTTTGATGGTATTCCACCACCATACGACAAGCGTCGTCGTGTCTGTGTACCAATCGCCATGCGTGTCCTCACTCTGCGTTCTGACCGCAAATACTGCCAAGTTGGACGTTTGTCAAGCGAAGTCGGCTGGCACTACCAAGATGTCGTTAAGAGTCTGGAAAGGAAACGCAAGGCTAAGTTGCGTGTCACTCTGAAACACAACAGAATCATGAAGAAGTTGACGGTTAAGGCTCGCGAAAACATTGCGAAGGTGGCGGAACCTTTCAACAAAATCATTAAATCTTACGGATACGAAGTTTAA
- the LOC106617055 gene encoding 3-oxoacyl-[acyl-carrier-protein] reductase FabG, with the protein MNFEGKVVLITGASSGIGAGAAVKFAELGALLIINGRNEENLKVVAEQCSAVGKEPHLVIADISKEDDTERLLQESLKKYNKLDVLVNNAGIIETGSIENTSLGQYDRVMNTNLRAVYHLTMLAVPELIKSKGNIVNVSSVNGIRSFPGVLAYNISKMGLEQFTRCIALELAPKGVRANCVNPGLVVTNIHKRGGMDEETYQKFLERAKTTHALGRPGTVEEVANAIAFLASDLATFTTGTSLLVDGGRHAMCPR; encoded by the coding sequence ATGAACTTTGAGGGTAAAGTAGTGTTAATCACAGGAGCCAGCTCCGGTATAGGAGCAGGTGCTGCAGTAAAATTCGCCGAATTGGGAGCTTTACTAATCATCAATGGACGTAATGAAGAAAATTTGAAGGTCGTTGCAGAACAGTGCTCTGCCGTTGGTAAGGAGCCACATTTGGTCATAGCAGACATATCAAAGGAAGATGACACGGAACGACTTTTGCAggaatctttaaaaaaatataataaattggaCGTATTGGTTAACAATGCTGGCATCATTGAAACAGGCAGTATTGAGAATACAAGCCTCGGACAATATGATCGTGTGATGAACACCAATTTGCGTGCTGTGTATCACTTAACAATGTTGGCTGTGCCGGAATTGATAAAGTCCAAAGGGAATATCGTAAACGTATCAAGTGTGAATGGCATACGTTCATTCCCCGGTGTACTTGCGTACAATATTTCTAAAATGGGCTTAGAACAATTCACTCGTTGCATCGCTCTCGAACTTGCTCCAAAAGGTGTTCGAGCAAATTGTGTTAATCCTGGATTAGTTGTAACAAATATACACAAACGCGGCGGTATGGATGAGGAGACATACCAAAAATTTTTGGAACGCGCGAAAACTACACACGCTCTTGGTCGACCTGGTACCGTAGAAGAGGTAGCAAATGCTATTGCATTTTTAGCCAGTGACTTGGCCACTTTTACGACTGGCACTAGTTTGCTAGTAGATGGAGGACGTCATGCTATGTGTCCACGGTGA
- the LOC106617060 gene encoding meso-2,3-butanediol dehydrogenase, translating into MFPIGFNHSIDIEEPVVIPLPPSPLDFKNKVIIITGACSGIGAAAAMEFAKWGGLLTVVGRNNESLRAVADKVIDVHDHSPLIVHADMINEEEVRHIVDKTIATYGRIDVLVNSASVIEIGSIETTTMAQYDRVMDINLRAVFQLTSLAVPYLIETKGCIVNVSSINGLRSFPGVLVYNLSKAALDQFTRCVALELREKGVRCNSINPVVDVTEIQKSDDMDDETYQKWLEHSSKTHEDGREGLEEEVAGVIAFLASNMANFITGASLPVDGGRHAMCPR; encoded by the coding sequence ATGTTTCCAATTGGATTCAATCATTCAATCGATATAGAGGAGCCCGTGGTTATTCCACTACCGCCATCTCctttagattttaaaaataaagttattattatCACTGGGGCTTGTTCTGGCATTGGCGCCGCAGCCGCCATGGAGTTTGCCAAGTGGGGCGGCCTACTTACTGTTGTCGGTCGCAATAATGAGAGCTTGCGTGCTGTTGCCGACAAGGTCATTGATGTACATGATCACTCACCATTGATTGTGCATGCGGACATGATCAATGAGGAGGAGGTACGTCATATTGTTGATAAAACCATAGCCACTTACGGACGTATTGATGTGCTCGTTAACAGCGCGTCCGTTATTGAGATTGGCAGCATTGAAACAACTACAATGGCTCAGTATGATCGCGTTATGGATATAAATTTGCGCGCCGTGTTTCAACTAACATCGTTGGCTGTGCCCTATTTAATCGAGACAAAAGGCTGCATTGTAAACGTATCAAGCATTAACGGTTTACGTTCATTTCCCggtgtactcgtatataatcTTTCAAAAGCTGCATTGGACCAATTTACCCGTTGCGTAGCGCTTGAATTGAGAGAAAAAGGTGTGCGCTGTAATTCAATTAACCCTGTCGTCGATGTTACGGAAATTCAAAAAAGTGACGATATGGATGATGAGACCTACCAAAAGTGGTTAGAACATTCTAGCAAGACACATGAAGACGGACGCGAGGGTTTGGAGGAAGAAGTGGCAGGTGTGATCGCATTTCTGGCCAGTAATATGGCGAATTTCATTACTGGTGCCAGTTTGCCAGTAGACGGTGGACGCCATGCGATGTGCCCGCGATAA
- the LOC106617077 gene encoding uncharacterized oxidoreductase TM_0325 yields MNFTNKVVLVTGTASGIGAATAVRFSELGAKLAIVDLSAEGLKTTAKNCIKCAKSKDQGEPLQIVGDVSKPEDLECIAKSTLKKYKQLDVLVNNAGIMEDGTIETTCLEQFDRMIHTNLRSQFYLSLLLVPELLKTKGNIVNTSSICGMRSFPNTLAYNISKAGVDHFTRCVALELGDRGVRCNCVNPGVIYTNLQKRYLDENGYKEFLKKSKYTHALARYGQPIEVANVICFLASDLASFITGHNIPVDGGRHAMTPR; encoded by the coding sequence atgaacTTCACCAACAAGGTTGTGTTAGTAACTGGCACCGCGTCAGGAATTGGCGCTGCTACTGCAGTTCGTTTCTCGGAGCTTGGTGCCAAGTTAGCCATTGTCGATCTCAGCGCCGAGGGACTTAAAACGACAGCTAAGAATTGCATAAAATGTGCCAAGTCAAAAGATCAAGGCGAACCACTTCAAATAGTCGGGGACGTTAGCAAGCCAGAAGATTTAGAATGCATTGCTAAGTCAacgcttaaaaaatataaacaactgGATGTGTTAGTAAACAATGCCGGTATTATGGAGGATGGTACCATTGAAACCACATGCCTGGAGCAGTTTGATCGCATGATTCACACCAATTTACGTTCTCAATTTTACTTATCTTTACTATTGGTGCcggaattattaaaaacaaaaggtAACATTGTGAACACATCAAGTATCTGCGGCATGCGTTCATTTCCTAACACGCTGGCCTACAACATATCCAAAGCGGGTGTTGATCATTTCACCCGCTGCGTAGCGCTGGAGCTTGGCGACCGTGGCGTGCGTTGTAATTGTGTAAATCCTGGTGTTATATATACTAATTTACAGAAGCGATATTTGGATGAGAATGGTtacaaagaatttttaaaaaaatcaaaatataccCACGCTTTAGCACGCTATGGTCAACCAATTGAAGTGGCAAATGTAATATGCTTTCTAGCAAGTGATTTGGCCAGTTTCATCACTGGTCACAATATACCCGTAGACGGCGGGAGACACGCTATGACACCACGCTAA
- the Cortactin gene encoding src substrate cortactin, translated as MWKATAGLQLQNTQPDADDDWETDPDFVNDVSEQEQRWGSKTVEGSGRTAGAIDMEKLRFETEKADQDKKKKELEEQNPGYGYGGKFGVQSDRMDKSAVGHDYRATVEKHASQKDYSDGFGGKFGVQKDRVDKSAAGWDHIEKVEKHASQKDYAAGFGGKFGVQSDRVDKSAVGWDHVEKVEKHESQKDYSKGFGGKFGIQEDRKDKSAMGWDHKEAPQKHESQIDHKVGFGGKFGIQKDRMDKSAAGFDDNEKQQVGTTYTKVKPNIEGAKPSNLRAKFENLAKNSEEETRKRAEEQKRLREQKDRRDRDEAAKKTVIENTPLPAAEEARAPPPKGSRSSISTGREGGISNAISAFNQMQSPTTENPPAVRKEPIIIPKAQPVEVVNEVEEKRQSQPIMEDVKKNVTITAPPPDVIPTIEIETAITPPQLSSPECPTQEPVYENRESIEQKQQQQQVQQNSQIEEKNENEVAALDIAVTISGAPAAAATTEEAIYSNSDNLADYIEDTGIHAIALYDYQAADDDEISFDPDDTITHIEMIDEGWWRGLCKNRYGLFPANYVQLINPKA; from the exons ATGTGGAAAGCAACAGCTGGTCTGCAACTCCAAAACACTCAACCAGATGCTGATGATGATTGGGAGACAGATCCGGATTTCGTAAACGATGTCAGTGAACAAGAGCAGCGATGGGGATCAAAGACCGTCGAGGGGAGCGGGCGTACAGCCGGTGCTATCGA catgGAAAAATTGCGTTTTGAAACAGAAAAAGCTGATCAAGATAAGAAGAAGAAAGAATTAGAAGAGCAAAATCCTGGTTACGGCTACGGTGGAAAGTTTGGAGTGCAAAGCGATCGCATGGATAAATCGGCAGTTGGACATGATTACCGAGCAACAGTTGAGAAACATGCTTCGCAAAAGGACTACAGCGACGGTTTTGGTGGCAAATTTGGCGTTCAAAAAGACCGCGTAGACAAGTCGGCAGCAGGTTGGGATCATatagaaaaagttgaaaaacatGCCTCTCAGAAAGACTATGCGGCTGGATTCGGTGGTAAATTTGGTGTGCAATCCGATAGGGTAGACAAATCGGCTGTGGGATGGGATCACGTTGAGAAGGTAGAAAAACATGAATcacagaaag aTTATTCAAAAGGTTTCGGTGGcaaatttggtatacaggaaGATCGCAAAGACAAATCAGCCATGGGTTGGGATCATAAAGAGGCCCCACAAAAGCATGAGAGTCAAATTGATCACAAAGTG GGTTTTGGTGGAAAATTTGGTATACAAAAAGATCGCATGGACAAATCAGCTGCTGGTTTCGATGATAACGAAAAGCAACAGGTGGGCACTACATACACCAAAGTAAAACCTAACATTGAAGGTGCGAAGCCGTCCAACTTGCGTGCGAAATTTGAAAATCTGGCCAAAAACTCCGAAGAAGAAACGCGTAAAAGGGCTGAAGAGCAAAAACGCCTGCGTGAGCAAAAAGATCGTCGTGATCGTGATGAGGCAGCCAAAAAAACTGTTATTGAAAATACACCATTACCAGCTGCTGAAGAAGCACGAGCTCCACCACCAAAAGGCAGTCGTTCGTCGATTTCGACCGGTCGCGAAGGTGGTATCAGTAATGCAATAAGTGCATTTAATCAAATGCAATCGCCGACAACAGAGAATCCTCCAGCAGTACGTAAAGAGCCCATAATCATACCTAAGGCTCAACCGGTTGAAGTCGTAAACGAAGTAGAAGAGAAACGGCAAAGTCAACCAATTATGGAGGACGTTAAGAAGAATGTCACAATAACTGCACCACCACCTGATGTCATACCAACTATTGAAATTGAGACTGCAATAACACCACCACAGTTATCGTCACCAGAATGCCCAACACAAGAACCGGTTTACGAAAATAGAGAAAGCattgaacaaaaacaacagcagcagcaagtgCAACAAAATTCGCAAAtagaagagaaaaatgaaaacgaAGTTGCTGCACTCGATATTGCAGTGACCATTTCAGGCGctcctgctgctgctgccaccaCCGAAGAAGCAATTTATTCTAATTCCGATAATTTAGCTGACTATATCGAAGATACAGGCATTCACGCGATTGCACTGTATGACTATCAAGCTGCTGACGACGATGAAATATCCTTCGACCCCGATGACACAATAACCCATATCGAAATG ATCGATGAAGGCTGGTGGCGTGGTTTGTGCAAAAATCGATATGGGCTGTTCCCAGCAAATTATGTGCAATTGATAAATCCAAAAGCATGA
- the LOC106617056 gene encoding 3-oxoacyl-[acyl-carrier-protein] reductase FabG, with protein MNFAGKVVLITGASSGIGAATAVKFAQLGALLALNGRNAENLKAIASQCACVGKEPILVVGDISKEADTERVWQETLQKYKKLNVLVNNAGIIETGSIENTNLEQYDRVMNTNLRAIYHLTMLAVPELIKSKGNIVNVSSVNGIRSFPGVLAYNISKMGVDQFTRCVALELAAKGVRVNCVNPGVTITNLHKRGGMDEETYKKFLEHSRTTHALGRPGTADEVANAITFLASDLATFTTGISLAVDGGRHAMCPR; from the coding sequence ATGAACTTTGCGGGAAAGGTTGTGCTCATAACTGGAGCAAGTTCTGGGATAGGAGCAGCTACAGCAGTAAAATTTGCCCAATTGGGTGCCTTACTTGCTCTAAATGGACGCAATGCTGAGAATCTGAAAGCTATAGCAAGTCAGTGTGCGTGTGTTGGTAAGGAACCAATTTTGGTTGTAGGCGACATTTCCAAAGAAGCTGACACAGAAAGGGTTTGGCAGGAGAcgttacaaaaatacaaaaaattgaaTGTATTAGTTAACAATGCTGGCATAATTGAAACAGGTAGTATCGAAAATACTAACCTGGAGCAATATGATCGTGTGATGAATACCAATTTACGTGCTATATACCATCTAACAATGTTGGCCGTACCCGAACTGATTAAAAGCAAAGgcaatattgtaaatgtttctAGCGTAAATGGTATACGGTCGTTCCCCGGTGTGCTAGCTTACAATATTTCGAAAATGGGAGTAGATCAATTTACTAGGTGTGTTGCTTTGGAATTGGCCGCCAAAGGTGTGCGTGTGAATTGTGTTAATCCTGGTGTTACCATTACTAATTTACACAAGCGCGGAGGAATGGATGAAGAAACATACAAAAAGTTCCTAGAACATTCCCGAACAACACATGCTCTAGGTCGGCCTGGCACAGCAGATGAAGTGGCAAATGCAATCACTTTTTTGGCTAGTGATTTGGCCACTTTCACGACTGGTATAAGTTTGGCCGTAGATGGCGGGCGACATGCTATGTGTCCTCGGTAA